From Thermococcus barophilus MP:
GCTATTATTGACAGCTTTATTGTATCTTTTCCCGGAAAGATGAACTTCGCTATCGCATAGCCCGCGGGTATACCGAGGGAGAAGCTTATGATAATGGTTAATATGGCAACTATAACGCTATTTTTAATCCCATCCCATGCTCCAAGAGTAAAGAGCAGAGTCTTGACCCACTGGGTTGTGTAATGTGTTGGAATGACCTTTTGGGGATCATAATAGTCAAGTTTTGAAGAAAAGGCATAGAGGATTGACACAATTATTGGAAGCACTATCCATACAACGATTGTAAACAGGAAAGAGTATAAGAGCAGTTTCTTCAGCATAAATCTTGTTTTGTCGTTCATGTTCTCACCTCCAAGTACTCAGCCTTGAGGAACTTAACGTACATGGCACCCAAGAGGATTGAGAGAGCTGCTATAGTAAGGGCATATATTGACGCCACCCCGTAGTCTTTTATGAAAGTGAGCTGATAGAATCCTTCCCCAGCCAAAACTGGTATGTCTCTGCCCGCAAGTATCCATACCACACCGAACACCTGCATTGCGAAGAGAGTTCTTATGATCAGAGCACTCTGAATTGAAGGTTTAAGCAAGGGAATTACTATTTTTCTCATTCTTGTCCAGTAATCAGCACCAAAGACTTCCGCTGCCTCAAGATATTCCTTGCTTATCATTTGCAGACCCGCAAGGATAATAACGAAGACAATTGCCGTTGCCCTCCATAACTCCTCAATAACTATTGCAAGGAACTCCATATTTCTATATTCGTATCCAAAAAAGTGTATAGGCTGGGTTATTAAACCAAGATTAAGAAGAAGTTTGTTCAAAAATCCAGCATCGGTAAGCATGGTATACCAAATCAGACCCCCTGCAACATCACTTATTGTAAGAGGGATTATCAAGGCGTAAAGAGCAAGATCTTTACCCTTAAATGTCCTATTCATAACAACAGCCAATATAAGAGCCAAAAAAAGCTGGATAGGTATGATCACAACAGCAAGGGCGATTGTATACTTTAAAGCCTGCCAGAAGTAGGGATCACCAATAGTTCGTCTAACATTGTCAAGGGTAAAATGTCCATTTTGAGTAAACGCCAAATATAACGCCTGAACAAGCGGATATCCGATGAAAAAAACAAGATACAAAACGGCGGGCAAAAGTAAAAGATAGGGGAGGCGAAGCTTCATGCCAACACCTCACGGCACTTCTATTCCTTTCTCCTTAAATAACTGCAGCAGCTTTGGTCCAAGTTCGCTGATAACTTTCTGTGGGTCCTCTCCTTGGAGGACGATTCTTCTGAAAGCTTCTTTATAGATGTTCTTGAATTCACCGCCTTTGTCTCCAAGGTTCGGTATCATCACAATCAGTGCATCTGGAGTTGATGACTGGGCAGTAACACCTTCTGCAAGTATCTTAAGTGGTCCCTCTGGAATTGCATTTGTTGCTTCCTTAACGGTTGGGAAGAACCCAACATTCTTAAGTACTTCAACTTGAGTTTCTGGCTTTGTTAGGTAGTCAATTAACTTCCATGCAGCATCTGGGTTTGGAGCACCTTTTGGAATCGCGAGACCAGCAAGAACAACTATGAATCCTCTTCCCTTTGGTCCTCTTGGCACTGGAACAACTACAAATTCATCGGGTTTTGTCTGGATTGCATTCTTAATTCTCGCAGTGTGATCCCATGCAATCAAGACTTGTCCTGTCAGCAGTGGATCACTCATTGCATCCCAGGTTGTGGATGCGGGGTTAACATATTTCCACAGCTCCTTGAGATAGTTCCACATTGTTACTGCTTCTGGGCTGTCAAATGCCTTAGCCTCATATCCAGTGAAACTTGGGTACAGGTAACCGTGCAGGAATCTAACAAAGAGACCGTTTGGCCCTGCTGGGAAACCAACCTGAGGCTTTCCAGTCTTTTCATAGAGGTTCTTTGCCCATGCAAGGAATGCATCATAAGTCCATTTGTCAGTCCCCTTAATGACATCGTCCTTTGTTAAGCCAGCGGGAAGGTAGTCAAAGGCTTTCTTATTGACTACCATAACATATGTGGCACTCATCCAGGGAACATAGACCTTCTTTCCGTTAATTGTTGCATACTTTTCAAAGCTTGTGATAAATGTTCTGCCTTCAAGCTTTGGCATTTTGCTGAGATCCATAAGCCAGCCTTGGGAGTTGAAGTAGTCAAGTCCACCGTGTAGGTCTCCAATTACATCAATAGTAACTTTTCCAGTTTTTTCTTCACCAGCAAGTCTTGTTGAAAGATCAGTGTAACTCATTGGGATAAAATCAACATCAATCCCATACTGCTTTTTAAAGTTCGCAAGAAGTGTTTCCTTAACAAAAGCCCTTTCTTCAGGAGGTGCCAATTGAGTTGAGACCCAAACAATCTTAGCAGGAGTTGTTGATTGTGTCGGCGTTGTTTGAGTTCCAGTGGGTGTGGTCGTTTTTTCTCCCCCAATACAGCCGCTTGCTGCTACTGCAAAAACTATCAGGCCAACCAAAAACAAACCAAACATTGTTTTTACTTTTTTCATTAGCCCCCACCTCAGTATGCTAAGTCACTAAAATTTACTTAAAGGAGATATATAAACGTTATGATAAAACCACTTTTAGTTGTTGTATTTTGTAAAGAGAAAAGAGAAGAAAATTAGAAAAGTTATGCTACAATCGCACTACCTTCCCAGTTTTTGAAGATTCATAAGCAGCCAAAACTATCTCCAAGTTTTTCCTGGCATCTTCTCCAGTTATTGGGGGTTCCTTATCCTCAAGTATAGCCTCAATGAAATACTTAACTATACTTTCGACGTCAGGCCTCTCCCAGTATATCTTTTCAGCCCTATCCTGATAGACTGTGAAATCCGGATAGGCTGTCCTTACATCCAAAAAGCCGTCCTTCCCAAGAATGTAGTATTTCATCTCCAACCCATACGAATACCCCTTTGGATTGCCCCAGCCAGCATTCAGAACAGCAGTGACACCATTTTTAAATTCAAGAACTGCAGTTCCAATGTCATCCACGGGGAAACCGTAGATCTTAGACCCAATGTCTGCATAGACTTTCTCAACGTCACTCTCTGTCAGCCAGAGAAGTGAATCAATGCCATGGGGAGCTGTATCCATGAAGCCTCCTCCACCTGCTTTATCCTTATCCAAAAACCAGCTCATATCAAGGCCTTCAAGGAATATTGGCGGTTTAACGTATTCTGAGATTGCATATACATACTCAAGACTTCCAATTTCCCCGCTTTCAATCATGCTCTTTGCCTTTCTGAGAGGAATTGTAAATCTTGGATTGAAAGGCACCATCAGCTTAACTCCAGCTTTTTTAGCTGCTTTGATTATCTCATCGGCATCCTCAAGCGTCAGAGCAATTGGTTTTTCCAAGAGAAGATGCTTCCCCTCCTCAATAACTCTAAGAGCAACCTCTTTATGGCGATAGGTTTCAATTGCAACATAAACCGCATCAATTTTTTTATCTTTTAACAGCTCATCATATGTCCTGTAAAACTTCGCCTTAAACCTCTGAGCTTCCCTCTTTGCAACATCAGAATTCGAACCATCTCCAGAAATTGCATGGAGCTTAACCTTAGGATTAGAGGCAAAAGTCGAGCCATACCTTAAGGCATGAGGATGAGCATAGCTTATAATCCCGACGTTAATCTTCATGAAATCACCCCCAGCTCAATGGGCTCTCCTTTTTGGGCAGATTTTATTGCCGTTTCAGCAATTTGAAGTGCAATGAGAGCATCTTTTGCAGTTATCACTGGTTCTTCTTTGCCAAGAATCACATTGAAAAAGTGCCTCAGCTCTCTTTCAAAGGCATCTGGGAACGTTGAAAGCATTGGTGAAAAGCGGGGCATTTCAAAATGGCTTTTGACAACACCAACAACAGGAGTATCCATTGGCGTGAACCTTATCCGCCCATTTTTGCCGAGGATGTCTAAGTGATGATAGAACACTCCATAACGCGCTGGATAGGAGTAAGCCCAGCTTACTTCAGCAATTCCAGTTTTACCCCCTTCGAACTGGATCATCATGACAAAGTGATCGTAAGTGTTGTTAACTTTTGCCTCCTTCCTTATCGCTTTCCCGATTCCCAAGACTTTAACCGCTTCACTTTCAAAGAACCATCTCAGGAAATCGGTAACGTGAACTCCTAAGTCAATTGCAACGCCACCACCTTTGTGGGGCTTCCAGTACCATGCTGTCTCCGGGAAGGGGAGCCTCTGAACTTCGGCTTTTCTTATTTGCATGGGCAGTATATTTCTCTTTTTGATAATTTCTTTGATCTGCATCCACCGCTTATCAAATCTTCTTGTATGTCCAACTAAAAGC
This genomic window contains:
- a CDS encoding carbohydrate ABC transporter permease, which produces MKLRLPYLLLLPAVLYLVFFIGYPLVQALYLAFTQNGHFTLDNVRRTIGDPYFWQALKYTIALAVVIIPIQLFLALILAVVMNRTFKGKDLALYALIIPLTISDVAGGLIWYTMLTDAGFLNKLLLNLGLITQPIHFFGYEYRNMEFLAIVIEELWRATAIVFVIILAGLQMISKEYLEAAEVFGADYWTRMRKIVIPLLKPSIQSALIIRTLFAMQVFGVVWILAGRDIPVLAGEGFYQLTFIKDYGVASIYALTIAALSILLGAMYVKFLKAEYLEVRT
- a CDS encoding ABC transporter substrate-binding protein; this encodes MKKVKTMFGLFLVGLIVFAVAASGCIGGEKTTTPTGTQTTPTQSTTPAKIVWVSTQLAPPEERAFVKETLLANFKKQYGIDVDFIPMSYTDLSTRLAGEEKTGKVTIDVIGDLHGGLDYFNSQGWLMDLSKMPKLEGRTFITSFEKYATINGKKVYVPWMSATYVMVVNKKAFDYLPAGLTKDDVIKGTDKWTYDAFLAWAKNLYEKTGKPQVGFPAGPNGLFVRFLHGYLYPSFTGYEAKAFDSPEAVTMWNYLKELWKYVNPASTTWDAMSDPLLTGQVLIAWDHTARIKNAIQTKPDEFVVVPVPRGPKGRGFIVVLAGLAIPKGAPNPDAAWKLIDYLTKPETQVEVLKNVGFFPTVKEATNAIPEGPLKILAEGVTAQSSTPDALIVMIPNLGDKGGEFKNIYKEAFRRIVLQGEDPQKVISELGPKLLQLFKEKGIEVP
- a CDS encoding Gfo/Idh/MocA family protein, giving the protein MKINVGIISYAHPHALRYGSTFASNPKVKLHAISGDGSNSDVAKREAQRFKAKFYRTYDELLKDKKIDAVYVAIETYRHKEVALRVIEEGKHLLLEKPIALTLEDADEIIKAAKKAGVKLMVPFNPRFTIPLRKAKSMIESGEIGSLEYVYAISEYVKPPIFLEGLDMSWFLDKDKAGGGGFMDTAPHGIDSLLWLTESDVEKVYADIGSKIYGFPVDDIGTAVLEFKNGVTAVLNAGWGNPKGYSYGLEMKYYILGKDGFLDVRTAYPDFTVYQDRAEKIYWERPDVESIVKYFIEAILEDKEPPITGEDARKNLEIVLAAYESSKTGKVVRL
- a CDS encoding Gfo/Idh/MocA family protein, which encodes MPDRKLRVGVVGCGNIFNLAHKNALKNLETVKPVAFMDIRIKKAKEAAKEFNAKYFTSLDEFLDFDLDVVEILTPTYTHADIAIKALKAGKHVIVEKPIALRSEEAEKMIKVAEKEGLWLLVGHTRRFDKRWMQIKEIIKKRNILPMQIRKAEVQRLPFPETAWYWKPHKGGGVAIDLGVHVTDFLRWFFESEAVKVLGIGKAIRKEAKVNNTYDHFVMMIQFEGGKTGIAEVSWAYSYPARYGVFYHHLDILGKNGRIRFTPMDTPVVGVVKSHFEMPRFSPMLSTFPDAFERELRHFFNVILGKEEPVITAKDALIALQIAETAIKSAQKGEPIELGVIS